A stretch of DNA from Sandaracinaceae bacterium:
GCGGCGCTCTTCGAAGCCTCCGCGACGCAGTCCGACCAGATCAACGAAGGCGACATCGTCTCCGGTTCGGTCCTCAAGGTCGGCAAGGACACCGTCGTCGTCGACATCGGCTACAAGTCCGAAGGCGTCATCTCCATCAGCGAGTTCTACGACGCCAACGGTGAGCTCAGCGTCGCCCCCGGTGACAAGGTCGACGTCCTCGTCGAGAGCAAGGAGAACGAGCACGGGCTCGTCATGCTCTCCAAGGAGAAGGCGGACAAGCTCAAGGTGTGGGACGAGATCAGCGCCGCGTGCGAGCGCGACGAGCTGATCGAGGGCACCATCACCCAGCGCGTGAAGGGCGGCCTCTCGGTCACCATCCCGGGCGGCGTGAAGGCCTTCCTCCCTGGCTCCCAGGTGGACCTGCGCCCCGTGCGCAACCTGGACAAGCTGCTCGGCCAGACCTTCGACTTCAAGGTCATCAAGTTCAACAAGAAGCGCGGCAACATCGTGCTGTCGCGTCGCGTCCTGCTCGAGAAGGAGCGCGACCGCTTGAAGGCCATGACCCTGGAGAACCTCCAGGAGGACCAGATCGTCACGGGTACCATCAAGAACATCACCGAGTACGGTGCGTTCGTGGACCTGGGCGGCATCGACGGCCTGCTCCACATCACGGACATGAGCTGGGGTCGCGTCAACCACCCGTCGGAGATGTTCGACGTGGGCGACGAGGTCACCGTGCGCGTCCTCAAGTACAACGCCGAGACCGAGCGCGTGTCGCTGGGCCTCAAGCAGACCATGGAAGACCCGTGGAACCAGGCGGCGGACATGTACGCCCCCGGCAAGAAGGTCTCCGGCAAGGTCGTGTCCATCACGGACTACGGCGCCTTCGTGGAGCTGCAGCAGGGC
This window harbors:
- a CDS encoding 30S ribosomal protein S1; translation: MNDTTQATQANPAAESFAALFEASATQSDQINEGDIVSGSVLKVGKDTVVVDIGYKSEGVISISEFYDANGELSVAPGDKVDVLVESKENEHGLVMLSKEKADKLKVWDEISAACERDELIEGTITQRVKGGLSVTIPGGVKAFLPGSQVDLRPVRNLDKLLGQTFDFKVIKFNKKRGNIVLSRRVLLEKERDRLKAMTLENLQEDQIVTGTIKNITEYGAFVDLGGIDGLLHITDMSWGRVNHPSEMFDVGDEVTVRVLKYNAETERVSLGLKQTMEDPWNQAADMYAPGKKVSGKVVSITDYGAFVELQQGVEGLIHVSEMTWTKPKHPSKVLDMGQEVECIVLDIDAQNKRISLGLKQLEPDPWTVFTDKYNPGDVILGKVRSITDYGVFIGIEDGVDGMVHKSDLSWTQRINNPAELYRKGDEVQAIILSVNDEEKKVSLGIKQLYEDPWMFIPDRYPEGTVVEVRVVSTNEYGAHVELEQNVEGSIPRAEIHHDLSVDPGSVLNAGDIVKAQVIRLDDEDRRITLSLKSAEGSEVRSEMKYDPEAQKARPRAPQQSSRPSAATLGDLLKGKLGDLSVAPSSDDDDA